From the genome of Paraburkholderia aromaticivorans, one region includes:
- a CDS encoding MFS transporter has product MSNPSATSSRMSAPELRATVSLAAIFALRMLGLFMIMPVFSIYAKTIPGGDNVLLVGIALGAYGVTQSMLYIFYGWVSDKIGRKPVIATGLLIFALGSFVAAGAHDMTWIIVGRVIQGMGAVSSAVIAFIADLTAEENRTKAMAMVGGSIGVSFAVAIVGAPIVFHWVGMSGLFTLVGIFSILAIGVVLWIVPDAPKPVHIRAPFAEVLHNVELLRLNFGVLVLHATQTALFLVVPRILEAGGLPVASHWKVYLPVMGLSFVMMVPAIIAAEKRGKMKIVLLSAIGLILIGQLLLGVAPHTILSVAAILFVYFLGFNILEASQPSLVSKLAPGSRKGAAAGVYNTTQSIGLALGGVVGGWLLKADGQSAVFFSCSGLVFCWLIIAAKMKQPPRKA; this is encoded by the coding sequence ATGTCCAATCCGTCCGCCACCTCCTCACGCATGAGCGCGCCTGAACTGCGCGCGACCGTGTCGCTTGCCGCGATCTTCGCGCTGCGCATGCTGGGTCTCTTCATGATCATGCCGGTGTTCTCGATCTACGCGAAGACCATCCCCGGCGGCGACAACGTGCTGCTGGTGGGTATCGCGCTAGGCGCCTACGGAGTGACGCAGTCCATGCTGTACATCTTCTACGGCTGGGTTTCCGACAAGATCGGCCGCAAGCCGGTCATTGCGACCGGCCTTCTGATCTTCGCGCTCGGCAGCTTCGTGGCGGCTGGCGCGCACGACATGACGTGGATCATCGTGGGCCGGGTGATTCAGGGCATGGGCGCGGTGTCCTCCGCGGTGATCGCGTTTATTGCCGATCTGACCGCCGAGGAAAATCGCACCAAGGCCATGGCCATGGTGGGCGGCAGTATCGGCGTGTCGTTCGCGGTGGCGATTGTCGGTGCGCCGATCGTGTTCCATTGGGTCGGCATGAGCGGCCTCTTCACGCTGGTCGGCATCTTCTCGATTCTGGCGATCGGCGTGGTGTTGTGGATCGTGCCCGATGCGCCGAAGCCGGTGCACATCCGTGCGCCATTCGCCGAAGTGCTGCACAACGTCGAGTTGCTGCGTCTGAATTTCGGCGTGCTCGTGCTGCACGCGACGCAAACCGCACTGTTCCTCGTCGTGCCGCGCATTCTCGAAGCCGGCGGCCTGCCGGTCGCCTCCCACTGGAAAGTGTATTTGCCGGTCATGGGCCTGTCGTTCGTGATGATGGTGCCGGCGATCATCGCCGCCGAAAAGCGCGGCAAAATGAAGATCGTGCTGCTGTCGGCGATCGGTCTTATCCTGATCGGACAGTTGTTATTGGGCGTTGCTCCGCATACGATTCTGAGCGTGGCGGCGATCCTTTTTGTGTACTTTCTCGGCTTCAATATTCTTGAGGCCTCGCAGCCTTCACTGGTGTCGAAACTGGCGCCCGGAAGCCGCAAGGGCGCGGCTGCGGGCGTGTACAACACCACCCAGTCGATCGGTCTTGCGCTGGGCGGCGTGGTCGGCGGCTGGTTGCTGAAGGCGGATGGCCAGAGCGCCGTATTCTTCAGTTGTTCGGGGCTCGTCTTTTGCTGGCTTATAATCGCCGCAAAGATGAAACAGCCGCCGCGCAAAGCGTAA